The genomic interval GGTGCACGGTAGAAACGTTAAGTCCAAAGCTTTCAGCTAGCTCATTAACTGTCATAGGTCCTTGAGCGTCAAGGCGGGTGAGCAAGATGAGGGCGCTGCGATCCATGATGGCTTCGCGCTTGTTGGTCGGTGTGTTTTGGACACCATACCGGGTGAGCAGGATGATCTCATACGCGAGTTGATCGAGGGTTTCAGCTTGGTCGAACTCTTCTGGATCTGTAGACACTATGGTAATTCGCTCCCTTTAAAAACGTCTGGACTCATAGAGTATTTTATATCCTAGCAAGGGTGTTGCATGATGCAATAAACGTGGTAGTTTGTGTTCATAACAAAATTGCATGATGCAATAATTTCGATTTAAAGGAGAACAGTGTCCGTAGCTGAAGAAGGGAAACTTTTTACACCAACGTTTGTCATGGGATGGTTTGCCAACCTTTTCCAGTTCCTGGTGTTCTACTTCCTCATCACCACCATGGCTTTGTACGCCATCAAGGAATTTCAAGCCTCTGAAGTAGAAGCTGGCTTCGCATCCAGCTCAATTGTTATCGGCGCAGTCTTTTCCAGGTTTTTCTCCGGCTATATTATTGACCGTTTTGGTCGACGCAAGATTGTGCTCATCTCAGTCCTAGTCACTACCATTGCGTGTGCCTTGTACCTTCCCATCGAATCATTGCCATTGCTATACGCAAACAGGTTCCTCCACGGTGTTGGATACGCTTTTGCTGCCACCGCGATCATGGCAATGGTCCAGGAGCTCATTCCAGCGTCACGACGTTCCGAAGGTACTGGTTACCTGGCATTGGGCACTACCGTTTCTGCAGCACTTGGACCAGCCCTAGCACTTTTTGTCCTAGGAACATTTGATTACGACATGCTGTTTATCGTGGTCTTGGCAACCTCGGTCATCTCTTTGATCGCCGTCGTGTTCATGTACTTTAAGACCAGCGACCCTGAGCCTTCTGGGGAACCAGCCAAGTTCAGCTTCAAATCTATTATGAACCCAAAGATCATCCCCATCGGCATCTTTATCTTGCTTATTTGCTTTGCTTACTCTGGCGTCATTGCCTACATCAACGCATTTGCTGAAGAACGCGATCTGATTACGGGTGCTGGATTGTTCTTCATTGCCTACGCAGTATCAATGTTTGTGATGCGCAGCTTCCTTGGCAAACTGCAGGACCGTCGCGGAGACAACGTCGTTATTTACTTTGGATTGTTCTTCTTCGTTATTTCCTTGACGATTTTGTCCTTTGCCACTTCCAACTGGCACGTTGTGTTGTCCGGAGTCATTGCAGGTCTGGGATACGGCACTTTGATGCCAGCAGTGCAGTCCATCGCTGTTGGTGTAGTAGACAAAACCGAATTCGGTACGGCCTTCTCCACTTTGTTCCTGTTTGTGGACTTAGGTTTTGGCTTTGGACCTATTATCCTGGGAGCAGTTTCTGCGGCAATTGGTTTCGGACCTATGTATGCAGCACTGGCAGGTGTGGGTGTGATTGCCGGAATCTTCTACCTGTTCACACACGCTCGCACCGATCGAGCTAAGAATGGCTTTGTTAAACACCCAGAGCCTGTCGCTTTAGTTAGCTAGTTCTTTCAGCTTTCCCTCCCGATCAGCGTAAACCGGCCCTTCCGGTTTTGGGGTACATCACAGAACCTGGGCTAGCGGTGTAGACCCGAAAATAAACGAGCCTTTTGTCAGGGTTAAGGTTTAGGTATCTAAGCTAACCAAACACCAACAAAAGGCTCTACCCATGAAGTCTACCGGCAACATCATCGCTGACACCATCTGCCGCACTGCGGAACTAGGACTCACCATCACCGGCGCTTCCGATGCAGGTGATTACACCCTGATCGAAGCAGACGCACTCGACTACACCTCCACCTGCCCAGAATGCTCCCAACCTGGGGTGTTTCGTCATCACACCCACCGGATGCTCATTGATTTACCCATCGTCGGGTTTCCCACCAAACTGTTTATCCGTCTACCTCGCTACCGCTGCACCAACCCCACATGTAAGCAAAAGTATTTCCAAGCAGAACTAAGCTGCGCTGACCACGGTAAAAAGGTCACCCACCGGGTCACCCGCTGGATTTTACAACGCCTTGCTATTGACCGGATGAGTGTTCACGCAACCGCGAAAGCACTTGGGCTAGGGTGGGATTTAACCTGCCAACTAGCCCTCGATATGTGCCGTGAGCTGGTCTATAACGATCCTCACCATCTTGATGGAGTGTATGTCATTGGGGTGGATGAGCATAAGTGGTCACATAATAGGGCTAAGCATGGTGATGGGTTTGTCACCGTGATTGTCGATATGACCGGGCATCGGTATGACTCACGGTGTCCTGCCCGGTTATTAGATGTCGTCCCAGGTCGTAGTGCTGATGCTTTACGGTCCTGGCTTGGCTCCCGCGGTGAACAGTTCCGCAATCAGATACGGATCGTGTCCATGGATGGATTCCAAGGCTACGCCACAGCAAGTAAAGAACTCATTCCTTCTGCTCGTCGCGTGATGGATCCATTCCATGTTGTGCGGCTTGCTGGTGACAAGCTCACCGCCTGCCGGCAACGCCTCCAGCGGGAGAAATACCAGCGTCGTGGTTTAAGCCAGGATCCGTTGTATAAAAACCGGAAGACCTTGTTGACCACGCACAAGTGGTTGAGTCCTCGTCAGCAAGAAAGCTTGGAGCAGTTGTGGGCGTATGACAAAGACTACGGGGCGTTAAAGCTTGCGTGGCTTGCGTATCAGGCGATTATTGATTGTTATCAGATGGGTAATAAGCGTGAAGCGAAGAAGAAAATGCGGACCATTATTGATCAGCTTCGGGTGTTGAAGGGGCCGAATAAGGAACTCGCGCAGTTGGGTCGTAGTTTGTTTAAACGACTTGGTGATGTGTTGGCGTATTTCGATGTTGGTGTCTCCAACGGTCCGGTCGAAGCGATCAACGGACGGTTGGAGCATTTGCGTGGGATTGCTCTAGGTTTCCGTAATTTGAACCACTACATTCTGCGGTGCCTTATCCATTCAGGGCAGTTGGTCCATAAGATCAATGCACTCTAAAACAGGAAGAGCCCGTAAACCTCTGACTAGCGTCACCCTCTGATTAAGGCGACCGCGGATTTAAGAGCAGAGGCTGCCACGAGCGCATCTTCACGGCTGTGTGTTGTACTAAAAGTACAGCGCACAGCCGTTCGTGCTTGATCCTCCTCAAGCCCCAACGCCAGCAACACATGGGATACCTCTCCGGAACCACAGGCAGAACCAGGGGAGCACACAATGCCTTGGCGTTCCAATTCCAGAAGAACAGTTTCAGATCCTATGCTGTCGAAGAGAAAAGATGCGTGTCCATCAATGCGCATCCTAGGATGTCCAGTCAGGTGTGCTCCCGGGATAGTGAGAACTTCCTCGATGAATTCGCCAAGATCTGGATAGGATTCCGCCCTGGCCAATTCCAAGGCAGTGGCAAAGGCGATAGCCCCCGCAACGTTTTCCGTGCCACTACGCCGCCCTTTTTCCTGGCCGCCGCCATGGATTACCGGCTCCAGGGGAAGCTTTGACCATAACACTCCAATCCCTTTAGGCGCACCGAATTTATGACCCGACAAACTTAACGCGTCAACTCCCAAGTCAAAGGTTAAATGTGCAGCTTGCACTGCATCGGTGTGAAAAGGCGTACTGCTTACCGCCGCCAACTCAGCTATCGGCTGAATGGTTCCCACCTCATTGTTGGCATAACCAATGCTGATCAATGTGGTGTCCGGCCTGACTGCTTTGCGGAGACCCTCCGGGGAGATCAGCCCAGTGTGATCGGGGGATAGGTAGGTGATCTCGAAATCATGAAACCTTTCAAGATAAGCAGCAGTTTCTAGGACACTGTCATGCTCGATCGGGGTGGTGATGAGGTGCCGGCCACGAGGATTAGCTAAGCACGCTCCTTTGATAGCGAGGTTGTTGGCTTCTGATCCACCCGACGTAAACGTCACCTGTGTGGGGCGTCCTCCGATAATGCGGGCCACCCGAGTTCGAGCATCCTCCAGCCCCGCAGAGGCGAGTCTTCCCACCTCATGGGGACTTGACGGATTGCCAAACGCTCCGGTGAGATAAGGCCACATGGCCTCAAGTGCTTCATTGCGCACACTGGTGGTGGCTGCATTATCAAGGTAGAGCATTAGAAAATATCGAGTCCTAGGTCAAGTGCATGCACAGAATGGGTAAGCGCTCCAACGGAAATGACGTCGACACCGGTTGATGCAATCTTTCCCGCGGTGTTGAGGTTGACTCCGCCAGATGCTTCCACCAGTGCACGTCCACCAATGAGATCAACGCCTTCGATGAGCTGATCAATGGTGAAATTATCCAACATGATGGTGTCCACACCAGCAGCAAGAACTGGTTCGATCTGCTCTATATGATCAACTTCGACTTCCACATGGGTGGTGTGGGGGAGTTTAGCTTTCATATTCGACAGCGCTTCAGTGATGCTGAGCCCCTGGGATGCGATGGCTGCGAGATGGTTATCTTTCACCATGACAGCATCGGACAAGGTGGCTCGGTGATTAAATCCGCCACCGTCACGGACAGCTTGGCGTTCAATGATGCGCAGGCCGGGTGTGGTTTTCCGGGTATCAACAATGCGGGCTTTGGTGCCTTTAACCTCTGCAACATAGCACGATGTCAATGTAGCGATGCCGGACGTCCTCTGAATGAAGTTGAGAGCAATGCGCTCTGAACGGAGGATGCTTCTAGCACTGCCGGTAATTGTTCCTAGGATGTCCCCGGTTTCAAAGCTGTCACCATCAGCCACCTTAAGGGATGCGTTTATCCTAGGATCGACGAGCCGGAAGGAGGCGTCGAAAAGCGCCTGCCCGCTGAACACACCTGGCTCCCGGGCAACAACCTTGGCGCTCAGCTGCGCCGATCCTGGGATAAAAGTGTCGGAGGTAATGTCGCCCCATGGCGCATCCTCGGATAACGCTGCGCCAACGATGCGGTCAATATGGGTAGTCATAAATTACGCATCCTTCGAGGAGCTAGGAGTAACAGGAGCTGCTGGAACAACAGATAGCATCCTTTCCAAAGCGACTCGCGCCGGTGCCGCCACGGATTCAGAGACAGAAATCTGGTTAATCACGTTTCCAGCCACCAACTCCTCAAGTGCCCAGGCCAGGTAACCAGGGTGAATGCGATACATGGTGGAGCATGGGCAGATGACAGGGTCGAGGCAGAAGATGGTGTGCTGCGGGTACTGGGCTGCCAGGCGCTGAACCAAGTTGATTTCGGTGCCGATCGCAAAGGTAGATCCTGCCGGTGCTGCTTGAATGGCTTTCACAATGAAGTCAGTGGATCCGGATGAGTCGGCGGCGTCAACAACTGGCATGGGGGATTCAGGGTGCACGATGACGTGAACGTCGGGGTACTCGGCGCGGGCTTTGTTGATCTGCTCGACAGTAAAGCGCTTGTGTACAGAGCAGAAACCATGCCAGAGCAGTACCTTTGCGTTTTCTAGCTCGGAAACGGTGTTGCCACCCAGTGGTTTGTTGGGATTCCACAGGGGCATTTGATCGATCCCAATGCCCATGGCTTTCGCGGTGTTTCGACCCAAGTGCTGATCGGGGAAGAACAGGACTCGTTGGCCGCGTTCAAACGCCCACTCCAATACGGAACGTGCATTTGAGGAGGTGCATACAATTCCGCCGTGCTCACCCACGAAACCTTTGAGCGCTGCAGAGGAATTCATGTAGGTCACAGGGATCAGGGTGTCATCGCCATAAATTGAGGTGAGTTGCTCCCAGCAGTCTTCGACGGAATCAAGGTCAGCCATGTCTGCCATGGAGCAACCTGCGGCAAGGTTGGGGAGGATCACTGATTGTTCATCCGTGGATAACAGATCAGCGGTTTCAGCCATGAAGTGCACACCGCAGAACACAATCGCTTCCGCCTCGGGTCGGGTTTTGGCAGCGCGGGCAAGTTGGAAAGAGTCACCAACAAAATCTGCGTGTTGGATAACTTCATCGCGCTGGTAGAAGTGTCCTAGGATAACCACTTTGTCACCCAGGGTGTCTTTCGCTTCCCGGATCCTACGATGCAGTTCGTCATCACTTGCGCGCTGGTACTCCTCGGGGAGAACCTGCTGGCGCGGAGCATGCGCAGGGATCGGATCGTTTTGTGACGCGCCGGGGCCGTAGACATCCGGCATTCCGGGCTGGTCGAGGAACCAGGGTCCGTCTTTGAGTTCACTGTTGCAGCTATTGGCATTTTTCAATGCAAGGTTGACAGATGGGGTGATTGAGGTGGTCATGATTGGGGTCTTTTCTTCTAAACGGTGGGCTGGAATGAGCGTCAGAATTTATCTTTGGAATCTGAACAGTTTGGGTGGGCGGTGCGGTGTTCCCGCAAGCACTTCGCCGGTGTCGATCAGATCGGGCGAGGTGGCCACGGATCTTCGGAAGTTGGCGGCATCGAGTTTGTGTCCAAGGACTGCCTCATGCACGGATCGAAGCTGGGCGATGGTGAAGGTTTCTCCGAGGAAGGAGTGGGCGATTTCGGAGTATTCCACCTTGGTGCGAAGTCGTTCTAGTGCATATTTGACGATGTTATTGTGGTCAAATGCCAGCTCAGGGAGATGATCGGCGGGAAACCACTGGACGTTTTCTCCTGGGATGGCTTTCAACGCTTCATCGGCTCGGACAAGTGCCCAATACACCACAGAGATCACGCGTCCGGTTGGGGAGCGGTCGACTTTTCCGAAAGTGTAGAGCTGTTCTAGATAGCTGGGGTGCAGGCCGGTGGTTTCTGCGAGTGTGCGGGCAGCAGCATCTTCAAGTTCTTCATGTGGTGGCAGCCAACCGCCGGGCAGTGCCCATTTATTTAAATGTGGTTCGCGGGTGCGCGGAACGAAGGGGGCCCACAGGCTGGGGAGATCCTGGGGGCCGGGGCGCAGCGCGAAGATGATCGTGGATACGGCCATCTGGATTTCAGGTGAAGCGGGCAAGAAACCACCTTAGGGTCAATCTGACTTTAACTGTTGAGCTATCTTACAGTCACTTTGACTCTAAGGGAAGTGTTTCGCTTCAACCCGTACAGGTCTAATATGTCGGGAGTCTTGTTTTAAGCTCTTATATAACCTGTATAGGAAAGCGAAAACCTCATGCTTGCAGTGCTATTCGGGGTGGTGGCCGGTGCCATCATGCCTTTCCAAACTTCGGTGAATAATAGATTGCGTCAGTCCGTGGGAGCACCACTGCTGGCGTCTTTTATTTCCTTTTTGGTAGGAACTTTTTCACTCCTGGTTGCAACGTGGATCACCAGTGGGCACCCGTATCCTGCTCTAGGAAATACAACTGGCCAACCGTGGTGGATTTTCACCGGTGGCATGTTGGGTGTTGTGCTGCTGACGGGAAACATTTTGCTGTTTCCCCGAGTCGGCAGCGTGCAGACCGTTATTTTGCCCATCTCCGGACAGATCATCATGGGCCTAATTATCGATACAACTGGCCTGGCACATTCGCCTCAAGCACCGTTAACCCTGTTCAGAGTATTGGGTGCTGCTGCGGTACTTGTTGGATCGCTGGCCGCAGTGGGAGTGTTCTCTAAGAAAAACATCGGACAGACCCAATCCCAAGGTGCCTCCATTTGGTTGTGGCGCCTCTTCGGAGTGGTGATGGGCATGTGCCAAGCAACCCAGGTTGCAGTCAATGGTTACTTGGGAACTGTCCTAGGATCCCCCATTGAGTCAGCACTGGTGTCTTTCGCTGTTGGCACCACCGCGCTGTTTATTCTGCTGTTGGTCACCCGAACCAAGTGGCGTGGAATCAACGGCGCTGGGAAGAAAAACCCATGGTGGATGTGGATCGGTGGCGTCATCGGCGCGACTGTTATTTTCAGTACTGCTTACCTGGGACCGATCATTGGCACTGGTGTTACCGTGGTGGTTATGTTGCTGGGCATGATGTTGGCCAGCCTGATGATCGACGCTTTTGGAATCCTTGGCAGCCCGCGCCGCCACATTCACATCGCGCAGCTTCTCGGGCTCGTGGTGATCATCCTCGGCGTAACAATGATCAGAATCTAAACCAAGAATCTAAACCAAGAATCTAAATTTCCAACGACTCTCCCTCTTCAAGCGGCGAGTATTCCGAGCCATAGGTTTCACCAAGATGCGTTAAGAACTTCTTGTTGATCGCCAAACCGCGATCATTAACAATGCCATCGTGAATGCCGATGAAACGCTTTGGTGGAAATTTCTTCAAATAGCCTTCCACATCCAGCATTTTCACCCAGGGGCCGTTGACAGGAACCAGGGCGAGTTCGACATCTTTAATGGGTTGGAAGGTATCGCCGGGGTGGAGCACTCGGCCGTTGATTAAGTATCCAACGTTTTCCGCGATCGGCATGGAATGGGTGAGCATCGCATGTTCAGAACCAAGAACCTCAACGGATAGGGACCCAACGGTAAAGTTTCGGCCGTGTTCCACGATGTGGCATTCTACTGGAATTGAATGTGCTACTGATCGAGGCGCGTAAATCGTCATGCCGGGCTTGAGCAACTCGGGATCAACGTGATCGGCATGATTGTGGGTGACCAGGATGGTCGCGCCACATAAATCTGGGGCGCCAAAAGTACCGGGATCAATAATGATTCGATCGTTTCCCTGTGAGATCTCAACGCATGCATGGATGTGGCGGGTAATTTTCATATCACCCATCTTGCCACCCGCAAGCAACCAAGTTAAGGCCTTTTATACTTCGGCAAGGTGGAAATTACCAGTTCATAGGACTCTTCCACGAGACCTTCGATGAAGTCTTTCGTGATCCGTTCACCATCGCTAATGCTCAGCCAGTGCACTTTGTTCATGTGATATCCAGCCTGGATGGTGGGGAAGCCACTGCGTAGTGAAGCGCCAATCTCGGGGTCTGATTTCAGCGTGATAATCGGCTCATCATTTAGTATCGTGAGCAGCAAAAATACCTTGCCCCGCACTTTGTACACTTCGTGCTCGGGTCCGAAAGGAAACTCTTTGGTGCTCAGGGGAAGAGTCGCCGCGTGCGCTGCAGCTACCTTGTGCAGATCCATAGAAACTATTGAACTCGCTTAGTCCACTCCTCGGTGGCGTATTTGGTTTTTACTAGGTCGTGGCCTGCCGCGAAATCTTCATCGCTGAGCTCTACTTCTTGCGCGCCGTACCTAGCACTGAATGTGGACTTTAGGGTGTCGATGATTTGCTCACGTGATGCACCTGTTTGGCGGCGCAGAGGATCAACGCGCTTCTTTGCGCTGCGAAGACCCTTGTCGGAAATCTTCACCTTTCCAATGCGCAACACCTGGGTCATCATGTCCGCATCGATGTCATAGGACATGGTCACGTGGTGGAGGACTGCGCCACTGCGACGTTTCTGTGCAGCGCCACCGATTTTTCCGCCGGTGGAGGTGATGTCATTGATAGGCACGTACCAAGCGTCAACATCGTGTGTCTTCAGCGCAGCAATCACCCAACGATCCAAATATTCATAGGACTGCTCATAGCTCAAACCAGCAACGAGAGATTCCGGTGCATACAGGGAATAGGTGATGCAGTTGCCGCCCTCCATAAACATTGCACCGCCACCAGACATGCGTCGTACCACGGTCACACCATGTTCATTAACGCCTTCTTGGTTGATTTCATTGACATATGACTGGAAACTACCGATCACTGTGGCGCGATCATCCCAATCCCAAATGCGCATCGTCGGGCCACGCTGACCACTGGCAACTTGGTCCAAAAGGAGCTCATCCAACGCAACGTTAAGTGGGGTAGGAAGCACCCCTGGGTGCAGGATTTCCCATTCATAATCGGTGAAATCTTGCGCGCCGGTGACTGCCCGACGCACAGCTAAAGCAATATCCGCAGTGCTAAAGCCGTGTAGCTCAACGTCATCATATTCCGCCAACGCTGCATCCAACTTTGCCTGCAAACGATCAGTGTTATCACCCACCGACGCCCCCTGCAGCGCCCGGCCAAGGGCGAAGAATGCCTCATCGGGTTCGAGGAAGAAATCGCCGGAAATCTTCACGTCAGCAATGGAATCCAGATCGGTGGTCACATCAACGACGACAAGCTTTCCACCAGGTACTTTGAGCTCAAAATGGTTATTCATGCGCCCCACAGTAACCGAATTTGCTAAAGAGATTTTGCTTGTCGACGCGCCCCTCCATCACAGTCATCCCGCCGCAGGCGGGCGTCGAAAAGCGGCGACCTGCGGATCTGTGACCCGCGCCATAAATGGGTACGATGGCGGTTGGAAAATTCCGTAACTTCTTTGAGGGAGAAACCCATGGTCGGCACGATTTCCACCTACATCGCATTCAATGGAAACACCACGGAAGCTCTGAAACATTGGCAAGAGGTTTTTGGTGGTGAACTTAATCTTTTAACCTACGGTCAGCTCACCTTGGAAGGTATGCCGTTTGATCCTCCAGCGGATGCGTTGGCGCACGGCGTCCTCACGTTGGACAATGGTGGTTTGATTTCTGGCAGTGATTCTTTTGAGGGAGAAATGCTCGTCAAAGACACCGCGTACTCCATGTTGTATAACGCGGAGTCAGTGGAAGATGGTCGCGCGCGGATCGACAAGATTGTGGCGGCTGGCGGTGAGGAAGCCATGAAGTTTGAACAGGCTCCGTGGGGCGGTTTCTTTGGCCAGGTTTTTGATAAATTTGGTGTGATGTGGAATATTTCCTCAGACTAAAAGCATAAAAAGATCGTTGCATTTTCAACCTCAAGAAAATGCAACGACCTTTTTCAGTGTTAAAACTTAAGCGTTCTCGCGATGCCTCAGAGTCTTCGATGCGGAGAAAATCAGCGCGCCCAGCAGACCGACGCCAGCGAAAGCGAAGAAGCCCCATGGGTAAGCAAGGTTGGCACTGACAAGCAGACCACCAAGCAACGGGCCAGAGATGGCGCCGAGGCGACCAATTCCTGCGGAGAATCCCATGGCGGTTGCGCGCATCTTGGCAGGGTGATTCTCACCAACGAAGGCGTAGATGAGTACCTGGGAGCTGAACACAAAGATGCCGGTGAGCAGCACGATGCCATACAGACCGATCAGTGGCATCCGGACAGCAAGCAACGCGAGGGAAAATGCAGAGAACACGAACCATACGAGTGCTGTTTTGCGAGGGGAGTTCTTATCGGCAATTCGCCCTGCAATATAAAGGCCGATCACTGCGCCGATGTTGAGCACCATGAGGAATCCAAGCGAGTTACCCATGTCGTAGTCTGCTTGGCGCATGATTTGTGGCAGCCATGTGTTCAGGCCGTAGACCAGGAGGAGTCCCATGAATGAGGTGCCCCAAATCGCCAGGGTGTTGCGGCGGAACGAGGGCTTGAACAGGGAGGAAAGTGAGGAGGACTCGCCGAGTTCTTCTTCGTGTTCGCGATCAAGATCATCATCCAGGGAAAGTCCATAAGATGCTGCAACTGCCTGCGCCTCATCCAACTTGC from Corynebacterium glutamicum ATCC 13032 carries:
- a CDS encoding MFS transporter, whose amino-acid sequence is MSVAEEGKLFTPTFVMGWFANLFQFLVFYFLITTMALYAIKEFQASEVEAGFASSSIVIGAVFSRFFSGYIIDRFGRRKIVLISVLVTTIACALYLPIESLPLLYANRFLHGVGYAFAATAIMAMVQELIPASRRSEGTGYLALGTTVSAALGPALALFVLGTFDYDMLFIVVLATSVISLIAVVFMYFKTSDPEPSGEPAKFSFKSIMNPKIIPIGIFILLICFAYSGVIAYINAFAEERDLITGAGLFFIAYAVSMFVMRSFLGKLQDRRGDNVVIYFGLFFFVISLTILSFATSNWHVVLSGVIAGLGYGTLMPAVQSIAVGVVDKTEFGTAFSTLFLFVDLGFGFGPIILGAVSAAIGFGPMYAALAGVGVIAGIFYLFTHARTDRAKNGFVKHPEPVALVS
- a CDS encoding ISL3-like element IS31831 family transposase, yielding MKSTGNIIADTICRTAELGLTITGASDAGDYTLIEADALDYTSTCPECSQPGVFRHHTHRMLIDLPIVGFPTKLFIRLPRYRCTNPTCKQKYFQAELSCADHGKKVTHRVTRWILQRLAIDRMSVHATAKALGLGWDLTCQLALDMCRELVYNDPHHLDGVYVIGVDEHKWSHNRAKHGDGFVTVIVDMTGHRYDSRCPARLLDVVPGRSADALRSWLGSRGEQFRNQIRIVSMDGFQGYATASKELIPSARRVMDPFHVVRLAGDKLTACRQRLQREKYQRRGLSQDPLYKNRKTLLTTHKWLSPRQQESLEQLWAYDKDYGALKLAWLAYQAIIDCYQMGNKREAKKKMRTIIDQLRVLKGPNKELAQLGRSLFKRLGDVLAYFDVGVSNGPVEAINGRLEHLRGIALGFRNLNHYILRCLIHSGQLVHKINAL
- a CDS encoding cysteine desulfurase family protein, encoding MLYLDNAATTSVRNEALEAMWPYLTGAFGNPSSPHEVGRLASAGLEDARTRVARIIGGRPTQVTFTSGGSEANNLAIKGACLANPRGRHLITTPIEHDSVLETAAYLERFHDFEITYLSPDHTGLISPEGLRKAVRPDTTLISIGYANNEVGTIQPIAELAAVSSTPFHTDAVQAAHLTFDLGVDALSLSGHKFGAPKGIGVLWSKLPLEPVIHGGGQEKGRRSGTENVAGAIAFATALELARAESYPDLGEFIEEVLTIPGAHLTGHPRMRIDGHASFLFDSIGSETVLLELERQGIVCSPGSACGSGEVSHVLLALGLEEDQARTAVRCTFSTTHSREDALVAASALKSAVALIRG
- the nadC gene encoding carboxylating nicotinate-nucleotide diphosphorylase, coding for MTTHIDRIVGAALSEDAPWGDITSDTFIPGSAQLSAKVVAREPGVFSGQALFDASFRLVDPRINASLKVADGDSFETGDILGTITGSARSILRSERIALNFIQRTSGIATLTSCYVAEVKGTKARIVDTRKTTPGLRIIERQAVRDGGGFNHRATLSDAVMVKDNHLAAIASQGLSITEALSNMKAKLPHTTHVEVEVDHIEQIEPVLAAGVDTIMLDNFTIDQLIEGVDLIGGRALVEASGGVNLNTAGKIASTGVDVISVGALTHSVHALDLGLDIF
- the nadA gene encoding quinolinate synthase NadA; protein product: MTTSITPSVNLALKNANSCNSELKDGPWFLDQPGMPDVYGPGASQNDPIPAHAPRQQVLPEEYQRASDDELHRRIREAKDTLGDKVVILGHFYQRDEVIQHADFVGDSFQLARAAKTRPEAEAIVFCGVHFMAETADLLSTDEQSVILPNLAAGCSMADMADLDSVEDCWEQLTSIYGDDTLIPVTYMNSSAALKGFVGEHGGIVCTSSNARSVLEWAFERGQRVLFFPDQHLGRNTAKAMGIGIDQMPLWNPNKPLGGNTVSELENAKVLLWHGFCSVHKRFTVEQINKARAEYPDVHVIVHPESPMPVVDAADSSGSTDFIVKAIQAAPAGSTFAIGTEINLVQRLAAQYPQHTIFCLDPVICPCSTMYRIHPGYLAWALEELVAGNVINQISVSESVAAPARVALERMLSVVPAAPVTPSSSKDA
- a CDS encoding NUDIX hydrolase — protein: MPASPEIQMAVSTIIFALRPGPQDLPSLWAPFVPRTREPHLNKWALPGGWLPPHEELEDAAARTLAETTGLHPSYLEQLYTFGKVDRSPTGRVISVVYWALVRADEALKAIPGENVQWFPADHLPELAFDHNNIVKYALERLRTKVEYSEIAHSFLGETFTIAQLRSVHEAVLGHKLDAANFRRSVATSPDLIDTGEVLAGTPHRPPKLFRFQR
- a CDS encoding DMT family transporter; the protein is MLAVLFGVVAGAIMPFQTSVNNRLRQSVGAPLLASFISFLVGTFSLLVATWITSGHPYPALGNTTGQPWWIFTGGMLGVVLLTGNILLFPRVGSVQTVILPISGQIIMGLIIDTTGLAHSPQAPLTLFRVLGAAAVLVGSLAAVGVFSKKNIGQTQSQGASIWLWRLFGVVMGMCQATQVAVNGYLGTVLGSPIESALVSFAVGTTALFILLLVTRTKWRGINGAGKKNPWWMWIGGVIGATVIFSTAYLGPIIGTGVTVVVMLLGMMLASLMIDAFGILGSPRRHIHIAQLLGLVVIILGVTMIRI
- a CDS encoding MBL fold metallo-hydrolase → MKITRHIHACVEISQGNDRIIIDPGTFGAPDLCGATILVTHNHADHVDPELLKPGMTIYAPRSVAHSIPVECHIVEHGRNFTVGSLSVEVLGSEHAMLTHSMPIAENVGYLINGRVLHPGDTFQPIKDVELALVPVNGPWVKMLDVEGYLKKFPPKRFIGIHDGIVNDRGLAINKKFLTHLGETYGSEYSPLEEGESLEI
- a CDS encoding MmcQ/YjbR family DNA-binding protein, whose amino-acid sequence is MDLHKVAAAHAATLPLSTKEFPFGPEHEVYKVRGKVFLLLTILNDEPIITLKSDPEIGASLRSGFPTIQAGYHMNKVHWLSISDGERITKDFIEGLVEESYELVISTLPKYKRP
- a CDS encoding lipoate--protein ligase family protein, producing MNNHFELKVPGGKLVVVDVTTDLDSIADVKISGDFFLEPDEAFFALGRALQGASVGDNTDRLQAKLDAALAEYDDVELHGFSTADIALAVRRAVTGAQDFTDYEWEILHPGVLPTPLNVALDELLLDQVASGQRGPTMRIWDWDDRATVIGSFQSYVNEINQEGVNEHGVTVVRRMSGGGAMFMEGGNCITYSLYAPESLVAGLSYEQSYEYLDRWVIAALKTHDVDAWYVPINDITSTGGKIGGAAQKRRSGAVLHHVTMSYDIDADMMTQVLRIGKVKISDKGLRSAKKRVDPLRRQTGASREQIIDTLKSTFSARYGAQEVELSDEDFAAGHDLVKTKYATEEWTKRVQ
- a CDS encoding VOC family protein; translated protein: MVGTISTYIAFNGNTTEALKHWQEVFGGELNLLTYGQLTLEGMPFDPPADALAHGVLTLDNGGLISGSDSFEGEMLVKDTAYSMLYNAESVEDGRARIDKIVAAGGEEAMKFEQAPWGGFFGQVFDKFGVMWNISSD
- a CDS encoding MFS transporter codes for the protein MSTTTPTRATKSVGTVLALLWFAIVLDGFDLVVLGATIPSMLEDPAWDLTAGQATQISTIGLVGMTIGALTIGFLTDRLGRRRVMLFSVAVFSVFTLLLAFTTNVQLFSLWRFLAGVGLGGALPTAIAMVTEFRPGTKAGSASTTLMTGYHVGAVATAFLGLFLIDGFGWHSMFIAGAVPGLILLPLLYFFLPESPQYLKISGKLDEAQAVAASYGLSLDDDLDREHEEELGESSSLSSLFKPSFRRNTLAIWGTSFMGLLLVYGLNTWLPQIMRQADYDMGNSLGFLMVLNIGAVIGLYIAGRIADKNSPRKTALVWFVFSAFSLALLAVRMPLIGLYGIVLLTGIFVFSSQVLIYAFVGENHPAKMRATAMGFSAGIGRLGAISGPLLGGLLVSANLAYPWGFFAFAGVGLLGALIFSASKTLRHRENA